From one Astatotilapia calliptera chromosome 10, fAstCal1.2, whole genome shotgun sequence genomic stretch:
- the pafah1b2 gene encoding platelet-activating factor acetylhydrolase IB subunit alpha2 gives MSGDDVNPAAVPQPVEDVQGDGRWLSQHSRFVQECKDAEPDVLFVGDSMVQLMHQYEVWRELFSPLHALNFGIGGDTTCNVLWRLQNGELENIRPKVVVLWVGTNNYEHTAEQVAGGILAIAELLTTRLPKAKIVVLGLLPRGERPNPLREKNAAVNAHLRSWLPRLSQAQLLDVSREFVHSDGTISTQDMFDFLHLTSAGYDSVAKPLSDLLLQILEETPEERRASLV, from the exons ATGAGTGGGGATGACGTGAACCCAGCAGCAGTCCCTCAGCCAGTAGAAGATGTTCAAGGAGATGGACGGTGGCTGTCACAG CATTCAAGGTTTGTACAGGAGTGCAAGGATGCTGAGCCAGACGTGCTCTTTGTGGGGGATTCCATGGTACAACTAATGCATCAGTATGAG GTGTGGAGGGAGTTGTTCTCCCCTCTTCACGCGCTCAACTTTGGCATTGGAGGGGACACCACCTGTAACGTACTGTGGAGGCTGCAGAATGGAGAGCTGGAGAACATTCGCCCCAAG GTGGTGGTGTTGTGGGTAGGAACCAACAATTATGAGCACACAGCAGAGCAGGTTGCAGGAGGAATTCTTGCCATTGCAGAACTGCTCACTACTCGCCTCCCCAAGGCAAAGATAGTTGTCCTG GGTTTGTTGCCTCGAGGGGAACGGCCCAACCCACTCAGGGAGAAGAACGCTGCTGTTAACGCTCACCTGCGCTCCTGGCTGCCACGGCTGAGCCAGGCTCAGCTCTTGGATGTGAGCAGGGAGTTCGTCCACTCCGATGGAACCATCAGCACTCAGGACATGTTTGACTTCCTTCACCTTACTTCAGCAGGTTACGACTCTGTGGCCAAGCCCCTCAGTGACCTGCTGCTGCAGATTCTTGAGGAGACGCCAGAGGAGAGACGAGCATCGCTGGTTTGA